One Engraulis encrasicolus isolate BLACKSEA-1 chromosome 5, IST_EnEncr_1.0, whole genome shotgun sequence DNA segment encodes these proteins:
- the cmtm6 gene encoding CKLF-like MARVEL transmembrane domain-containing protein 6: protein MADSPYQGTTTPASRKSGTVGRLTFPEVFLKSAQLLFSVIAFILEEIVTTCNACGFLYFFEFISCTAFLFTLLLTILLASKLHSKVGINRWETLDFGYTFVIAILFILASVLFLSNNNGSEIEKVSGIFGIIAAVFFFANAAFLLATKRSKVLFCLGDTKKPTVQAEEGEKLQNGA from the exons ATGGCGGATTCACCGTACCAAGGCACCACGACACCAGCAAGTCGCAAATCGGGAACTGTTGGACGTTTAACTTTTCCTGAAGTTTTCTTAAAGAGTGCTCAATTG CTCTTCTCTGTGATTGCCTTCATCCTTGAGGAGATTGTGACCACCTGCAATGCGTGTGGATTCCTCTACTTCTTCGAGTTCATCAGCTGCACGGCTttcctcttcaccctcctcctcacCATCCTCCTCGCCTCCAAGTTGCACAGCAAAGTTGGCATCAACcgctgggaaacactg GACTTCGGGTATacatttgtcattgccattctgtttattttggcatctgtcctcttcctctccaacaACAACGGATCTGAGATAGAGAAAGTGTCTGGG ATATTTGGCATCATTGCGGCAGTTTTTTTCTTTGCCAATGCTGCTTTCCTCTTGGCAACAAAACGAAGCAAAGTCTTGTTCTGTCTGGGTGACACAAAAAAACCAACAGTCCAagcggaggagggagagaaactgCAAAATGGCGCATGA